Genomic segment of bacterium:
CAGGAATCCAATCGCGTACAAGAGCGCGAACTCCTTGCGTCCCCATGGGTCATCGGCGTGCACAATCCCCGCCGCCACCAGCATGGTCACCAGCAGGGGGATGGCCGCCACCCGCGTGAAAAGACCCAGAATCAAGGCGGCCGAACAAATGAACTCGGCGAACACCGCCAACGTCAGAGTCAACGGACTGCCCAGGCCGATCGGGTCGGAAAAACTTTCCAGCCGCGCCCCGTAGTTGGTGAGCTTTCCCCAGCCATGAAACGCCAGCATGAATCCGCCGATGGCCATCCGCAGCCAGAGCAGGCCCAGACTCACACGGGATTCGTCGGTTCCGCTGTCGGTGATCCAGTCGATCAATCTGCGCATTGGTCCTCCGGGACGGTGATGGATATGTCGGTAACCGCCGCGAAGGGCGTTGGGTTTCCCGCTCACTCGTCGCGGTTGCCGAAACACGCCAGCGCGCGCCGGATATCCTCCGCCGAGCCGGCCAGCACGTCGGCCGGATCGAAGTTCATCGCCGCGGTCGTGGCGGTGGGGAAGGCGATCACATACATGCCGGCGTTCTTGGCGGCGCGTACTCCGACGTCGGTGTCCTCGATGGCGGCGCAGAGCGCCGGGTCGATCCCGATCCGACGCGCCGCTTCCAGATAGATCTCCGGCGACGGCTTCGGCGCGGGAATGTCGTCGGCCGAAACCACCGCGCGGAAGTACCCGCGAATGCCGCCCCGCTCGAGAGTGTACTCAATAATCCGCCGCAGCCCGGAGGAGGCCAGTCCCAGCAGACACCCCGCCGCGGCGAGTTCGGCGATCAGTTCACGGATCCCCGGTCGCCAGACCAGCGCGCCGTTCTGAATCAACTCGAGGTAGATCGCCTTGCGCCGGGCGATCAGATCGTCGATCTCCTCCTCCAGTCCGTGCTGCCGCTTCAGTTCGGCGAACATCACCCGGTCGGTTGAGCCGATGAACCGGCGATTGTCGGCGTCGGAAAACGGCAACCCGAACTGCCGCATGACCCGGACGGTCGACTCAAAGTGCACCGGCTCGGAATCGACCAAAACCCCGTCCATATCGAAAATCACCCCACGGGGCCGCCCCGGGTGTTGAGATGTATTGTCATGTCCCGCAATGGGTTGTCGTGCGTCCTGTCGGGTCGGCGGCTGGGAGGGATTCAGCGGTAACCTCTTATGATTGACAAGTTTTCGGGTCTTTACGTAATTGTACGCTGGTGGCGTGTCCCATTGATACGCCGGCATAGACAAGTAAATAACGGGAGTCTTTGGCAATAAACACTTAAACATGCCAGTAGCCGGATTTGGAAGGAGTTGAACGCTCTTAATGACCGGCGTTCGCGTACGCGACGATGAATCCTTCGAGAAGGCCCTGAAACGATTTAACAAGACCTGTGAGAAGGCGGGGATCCTCTCGGATGTCAAGAAGCACCAGCATTTCGAAAAGCCATCGGAACGCAAGAAGCGCAAGATGAATCAGGCCAGACGGCGCAACCGGAAACGCGGCGGCGACTATTGAGCCGACCTCTTTTGCTGAGGGCATATCGTATCGGGTGTGATCTTGACGCAGTGATTTGACAAAGACGACGGCGCGCGCGGGCCGCCTTGGGCTCGCGCGGCGCCGGCGCACTTGGGGGGCCAAGGGCAGTCTTTCGCAACACCGTCAAAACGGAAGCGTAGGTTCCGTCGGTTCGGCATGGGGCAGGGGGCCCGCCGTCAGGCCGGCACAGAACCGTGGAGCGACTCCACTCGTTCGCGCCATCCCGCATCATGCCGTCCCGGCGACCAAACGGGGGGGCACTATGATGAACCTGATCGATCTGGCGCTGCTGATCGGCGTGATCGCCTGCGCCGGCTGGGGCGCCAAACGCGGCTTCGTGCGCATGATCATGATCACGCTCGGCCTCTGCGCCGCGATCGTGGTCGCCGTGCACTACAACGACTCCTTCACCCGCGAGCTGGCCGGGTACTTCCACGCCTCGCCGCTGTGGGTCTCGATGTGGGCGTTCCTCATCGCCTCGATGCTGCTGTTTGCCCTCTTCCGCCTCGGCGCCAAGGTCTTCTTCCGCGTCGCCAATGTGCAGAAACTGGGCAAGCACGACCAGTTCGGCGGCGCCTTCGTCGGCCTCATCTTCGGCTGGGTGATGATGGGTTACCTGGTCTTCCTCTCGATGTTCCTCCCGCTGCCCTACACCATCGAGGAGCGCTTCGAAAACACCGTGCTGGCGATGAAGATGGGCGCCTCGGTTCCGTTCCTCTATGAGACCACCGCCAAACTGCACCCGTCGCAGTCGAGCTTCATCGACAAGATGGAACTGACCCTCGATGAGGCGCTCGTCATCGCCGAGAAAAACAAGTCCGGCCGCCGCCGCGCCACGAAGTCCGGCGTCACCGACCAGACCCGCGTCGACGATTTCCTCGACCGGATCGAGCGGTACTTCGCCTCCGAAGAGTACTAAGTCCGCACAGTCATCATTGGGCAGACAAGGGGCTTTGGCCCCTTGTTTGCCATTGGGCGGTCGATTCATCTCGCAATCCGGCGCGGAATCACGTATACCATTCGCAGATGAGACGTTCGAACCTCCACCGACTGACTCTGGTCGCGGCGCTGGTTCTCCTGGGGGCCGCGGCGGCGCTGGGCGCATCGGTGCACGTGATGACCATCAAGGGCCCGATTGGCCCGGTCACCGCGATGCAGATCGAAAACGCCCTCGAGGCGGCGGTGGCGGAGGATGCCGAAGCGCTGATCGTCCAGATGGACACTCCCGGCGGGCTGGTCTCCACCACCCACGAAATCACCCAGCAGATTCTCAACGCCAACGTGCCGGTGGTCACCTATGTCGCCCCTTCGGGCGCCAGCGCCACCTCGGCGGGCGTCTTCATCCTCATTTCCGGCCACATCGCCGCCATGGCCCCCGGCACCAACGCCGGCGCCGCCCATCCGGTCACCCTGCAGGGGGAGATGGATTCGGTCATGTCCGGCAAGGCCACCAACGACGCCGCCGCCAACATCAAGGCGATCGCCCAGCGCCGCGGACGCAACGCCGCCTGGGCCGAACGCGCCGTGCGAGAATCGGTCTCCATCACCTCCCACGAGGCGGTTGACTCCAACATCGTCGACCTTATTGCCGATGACCTCGACGATCTGATCGACTCCCTCCATGGCCGCGTCGTCATGCTTCCCTTCGGCGAAGACACCCTTGACACCCGCGGCGCGGCGGTGGTGCGCATCGAGCCGACCTGGCGCGAAAAACTCCTCGGCCTGATCAGCAATCCCAACATCGCCTACATCCTGATGTCGATCGGCTGGATTGGCATCCTGATGGAGTTGTACAACCCCGGCAGCATCTTCCCCGGCGTCGTCGGCGCGATCGCGCTCATCCTTGGATTCTATTCGCTGCAGACGCTGCCGATCAACTACGCCGGGTTGTCGCTCATCCTCGTCGCCATCATCCTGTTTATTCTCGAACTGAAGATCATCAGCCACGGCCTGCTGACCGTGGGAGGCGCCATCGCCATGATCATCGGGTCGGTCATGCTCATCGATTCCCCCGATCCGGCCGCGCAGATCTCGTTCACCGTGATCCTCGCCGTGGTCGGGACCGTGGTCGCGTTTTTCACCTTCGGGCTGGCGATGGCGCTGAAGGCGCGGTTGCGCCGTCCGGTCACCGGCCCCGAGGGCTTGATTGGCCAGATCGGCACCGCGCGCGAGGCCTTCGAGACGACCGGAATGGTCTATGTCGGCGGCGAATACTGGCAGGCCGAGACCCAGGCCCCGGTCGCCGCCGGCACGCGCGTCGAAGTGGTCGGCAAACAGGGTATGAAACTGATCGTCAAACCGATTCCGTAACGATCGCCGGCTGCCCGACCGTCGGGCCGCCGCAGGCGGAGGGGTTCACCATGGAAGGAAACATGCCGTCGTTGGCGCCGTTCATCATCATTGTGGTCGCGCTCATCATCCTCGGCAACGCCATCCGCGTGCTGAAGGAATACGAGCGCGGCGTCGTCTTCCGGCTCGGGCGCTTGATCGGCGCCAAGGGGCCGGGGCTCATCCTGCTGATCCCGATCATCGACAAACTGCAGAAGGTCGATTTGCGCACCGTGACCCTCGATGTCCCGCCGCAGGATGTGATCACGCGCGACAACATCTCGGTCAAGGTCAACGCCGTTGTGTACTTCCGCGTCATCGACGCCAACATGGCCATTGTCAACGTCGCCAACTACCTGGTCGCCACATCGCAGATCGCCCAGACCACACTGCGCTCGATTCTCGGCCAGTTCGAACTCGATGACCTGTTGGCCAATCGCGAACAGATCAACAAGCAACTGCAGAAAATCATCGACGACCAGACCGAGCCGTGGGGCGTCAAAGTCTCCGTCGTCGAGGTGAAGAATGTCGATCTGCCGGTCGAGATGCAGCGCGCCATTGCCCGCCAGGCCGAGGCCGAACGTGAACGCCGCGCCAAGATCATCCACGCCGAAGGCGAACTGCAGGCCTCGCAGAAACTGGCCGAAGCCGCCGAAATCATCGGACGCAACCCCGCCACGCTGCAGCTTCGCTACCTGCAGACGCTGACCGAGATCGCCGCGGAGAAAAACTCCACAACGATCTTCCCCATCCCGATTGATTTGATTACGCCGTTTCTCAAGAAGTAACGGGCCGCCACACTGAAAGATCCAAACGGGCCGGCGCACAGCGTCGGCCCGTTTCTGTATTTGGCGTGGCTGCTTGGACTTAACCACTCATGGAAATTGTCGCACCACTGCCAATCGCGGCGTGAAACTGACCAGCCACAACCCCTTGTGGCTTGTGGTGATAGGCGATTGTTCCACATCGCGACAGTTTCCGTTTGACTTAGGTGCGCCAAATCATTGATTCGCTGGCTTTTTCAGGGGGGCGGAAGACACACAAACCAGAGAGGGTGACGGGACAATGGTCAAAACCAATGCCGATGTTCTCACTGCCTTGGACAAGAACAACGTGAAGTACATCCGCCTTCTCTTCACGGATGTCCTGGGCCACATGAAGGGGATGTCGATCACGCGCTCGGAAATCGAGGGCGTGCTCGAAGAGGGGCAGGGCTTCGATGGCTCGTCGGTCGAGGGATATGTGCGCATCGAGGAATCCGACCTGATGGCGCGTCCTGACATCGCGACCTTCCGCATCATTCCCTGGCTGGTCGCCGGCGAGCGGGTGGCGCTGATGTTCTGCGACATCGAAAAGCCCGATGGCACGCCCTTCCAGGGCGATCCGCGCCAGGTGCTCAAGCGCGCTCTGAAGAAGGTGCAGGACAAGGGCTGGACGTTCTACACCGGGCCGGAGATCGAGTACTTCTACTTCCGCAATGCCAACGGCACCGAACTGCTCGACCGCGACGGCTACTTCGACTATTCGACCATCGACGAGGGCACCCGCCTGCGCAAGAAGGCGGTGGTCTCGCTTGAGCAACTCGGCATCCAGGTGGAGTGCTCCCACCATGAGGTCGCGCCCTCCCAGCACGAGATCGACCTGCGCTATCAGGAAGCGCTGACCATGGCCGACTACGCCATGCTTTACCGTTTCGTGGTCAAGGAACTGGCGCTGGAGGCCGGCGCTTACGCCAGCTTCATGCCCAAGCCGATCTTCGGCCAGAACGGCTCCGGCATGCACACTCATCAGTCGCTGTTCGAAGGCAGTAAGAATCTTTTCTTCGAGAAGGGTGACGCCTATCACCTCTCGAAGGTCGCGCGCCACTACATCGCCGGGCTGCTCCAGCACATCCGCGAGTTCACGCTCGTCACCAACCAGTGGGTCAACTCCTACAAGCGGCTGGTGGTGGGCTACGAGGCCCCGGTGTACCTCTCCTGGGGCATGCGCAACCGTTCCTCGCTCATCCGCATCCCGATGTACCGCGTCGGCAAGGAGAAGGCGACCCGCGTCGAACTCCGCTCCCCCGATCCGGCCTGCAACCCCTATCTCGCCTTCGCCTGCATGCTCGCCGCCGGCCTCAAGGGCATCGAGCAGCAGTATCCGCTGGGCGAGCCGGTCGAACAGAATATCTTCCACATGGACGACAAGCAGCGCGACCAACTCGGGATCAAGGCGCTCCCCGGCTCGCTGGCTGAAGCGTGCGATGTCTTCGAACAATCGGAGCTGATGCGCGAAACCCTGGGCGCGCACATCTTCAACACGCTTCTGGCCAACAAACGGCTCGAATGGGATCGTTTCCGCATGCATGTCACCGACTACGAGATGAACGAATACCTGCCACTGCTCTGACATCGGCCGGTCCGCGCCAACCTCTCCCGGTCGGGGAGAGGTTGGCCGACCGCGGATTGATTTCAGAGTCGGACCGTCCTATCATTCAGGGTGAGCCTTTCCCCGACACATTGGTCGATCGCCGAGGCCGTCCGTCGCGTGGTCGCCGGCGACATCTCCGCTTCGAAGATTGTCGATGCCCATCTTGATCGGATCACCGAGCGGCGCGGTCTGAACGCCTACCTGCGCGTCACC
This window contains:
- a CDS encoding DoxX family protein yields the protein MRRLIDWITDSGTDESRVSLGLLWLRMAIGGFMLAFHGWGKLTNYGARLESFSDPIGLGSPLTLTLAVFAEFICSAALILGLFTRVAAIPLLVTMLVAAGIVHADDPWGRKEFALLYAIGFLTLFFTGAGKYSLDAKLFGRG
- a CDS encoding HAD family phosphatase; this encodes MFKCLLPKTPVIYLSMPAYQWDTPPAYNYVKTRKLVNHKRLPLNPSQPPTRQDARQPIAGHDNTSQHPGRPRGVIFDMDGVLVDSEPVHFESTVRVMRQFGLPFSDADNRRFIGSTDRVMFAELKRQHGLEEEIDDLIARRKAIYLELIQNGALVWRPGIRELIAELAAAGCLLGLASSGLRRIIEYTLERGGIRGYFRAVVSADDIPAPKPSPEIYLEAARRIGIDPALCAAIEDTDVGVRAAKNAGMYVIAFPTATTAAMNFDPADVLAGSAEDIRRALACFGNRDE
- the rpsU gene encoding 30S ribosomal protein S21, whose translation is MTGVRVRDDESFEKALKRFNKTCEKAGILSDVKKHQHFEKPSERKKRKMNQARRRNRKRGGDY
- a CDS encoding CvpA family protein translates to MMNLIDLALLIGVIACAGWGAKRGFVRMIMITLGLCAAIVVAVHYNDSFTRELAGYFHASPLWVSMWAFLIASMLLFALFRLGAKVFFRVANVQKLGKHDQFGGAFVGLIFGWVMMGYLVFLSMFLPLPYTIEERFENTVLAMKMGASVPFLYETTAKLHPSQSSFIDKMELTLDEALVIAEKNKSGRRRATKSGVTDQTRVDDFLDRIERYFASEEY
- a CDS encoding nodulation protein NfeD; amino-acid sequence: MRRSNLHRLTLVAALVLLGAAAALGASVHVMTIKGPIGPVTAMQIENALEAAVAEDAEALIVQMDTPGGLVSTTHEITQQILNANVPVVTYVAPSGASATSAGVFILISGHIAAMAPGTNAGAAHPVTLQGEMDSVMSGKATNDAAANIKAIAQRRGRNAAWAERAVRESVSITSHEAVDSNIVDLIADDLDDLIDSLHGRVVMLPFGEDTLDTRGAAVVRIEPTWREKLLGLISNPNIAYILMSIGWIGILMELYNPGSIFPGVVGAIALILGFYSLQTLPINYAGLSLILVAIILFILELKIISHGLLTVGGAIAMIIGSVMLIDSPDPAAQISFTVILAVVGTVVAFFTFGLAMALKARLRRPVTGPEGLIGQIGTAREAFETTGMVYVGGEYWQAETQAPVAAGTRVEVVGKQGMKLIVKPIP
- a CDS encoding slipin family protein, yielding MEGNMPSLAPFIIIVVALIILGNAIRVLKEYERGVVFRLGRLIGAKGPGLILLIPIIDKLQKVDLRTVTLDVPPQDVITRDNISVKVNAVVYFRVIDANMAIVNVANYLVATSQIAQTTLRSILGQFELDDLLANREQINKQLQKIIDDQTEPWGVKVSVVEVKNVDLPVEMQRAIARQAEAERERRAKIIHAEGELQASQKLAEAAEIIGRNPATLQLRYLQTLTEIAAEKNSTTIFPIPIDLITPFLKK
- a CDS encoding glutamine synthetase family protein, which translates into the protein MVKTNADVLTALDKNNVKYIRLLFTDVLGHMKGMSITRSEIEGVLEEGQGFDGSSVEGYVRIEESDLMARPDIATFRIIPWLVAGERVALMFCDIEKPDGTPFQGDPRQVLKRALKKVQDKGWTFYTGPEIEYFYFRNANGTELLDRDGYFDYSTIDEGTRLRKKAVVSLEQLGIQVECSHHEVAPSQHEIDLRYQEALTMADYAMLYRFVVKELALEAGAYASFMPKPIFGQNGSGMHTHQSLFEGSKNLFFEKGDAYHLSKVARHYIAGLLQHIREFTLVTNQWVNSYKRLVVGYEAPVYLSWGMRNRSSLIRIPMYRVGKEKATRVELRSPDPACNPYLAFACMLAAGLKGIEQQYPLGEPVEQNIFHMDDKQRDQLGIKALPGSLAEACDVFEQSELMRETLGAHIFNTLLANKRLEWDRFRMHVTDYEMNEYLPLL